One window of the Rufibacter radiotolerans genome contains the following:
- a CDS encoding YebC/PmpR family DNA-binding transcriptional regulator, translating into MGRAFEFRKARKMKRWDMMSKQFTRIGKEIVMAVKAGGPDPDTNSRLRVCIQNAKGVNMPKDRVEAAIKRAQGKEENDYSEVVYEGYGPHGVAVLVETATDNVNRTVANVRMHFNRTGGELGRTGQFDFIFERKGVFHLEGEGLDMEELELDLIDFGLESIDKDEEENEIIIQTSFPDFGAMQKALEERGLPVKSSELQRYPTVLKELSPEQQEDMNKLLDRLEEDEDVQAVYHNMKEDAGDDE; encoded by the coding sequence ATGGGAAGAGCATTTGAGTTCCGGAAAGCCCGGAAAATGAAACGCTGGGACATGATGTCCAAGCAGTTCACCCGCATAGGGAAAGAGATTGTGATGGCCGTGAAAGCCGGAGGCCCAGACCCAGACACCAACTCGCGGCTGCGCGTGTGCATCCAGAACGCCAAAGGCGTGAACATGCCCAAAGACCGTGTAGAGGCTGCCATTAAGCGCGCCCAGGGCAAGGAAGAAAATGATTATTCTGAAGTAGTATATGAGGGCTACGGTCCGCATGGCGTGGCCGTGCTGGTAGAAACCGCCACTGATAACGTGAACCGTACCGTGGCCAACGTGCGCATGCACTTTAACCGCACCGGCGGTGAGTTGGGCCGCACCGGCCAGTTTGACTTCATCTTTGAGCGCAAAGGCGTGTTCCATTTAGAGGGCGAAGGCCTGGACATGGAAGAACTGGAACTGGACCTGATTGACTTCGGGCTGGAGAGCATTGACAAAGACGAAGAGGAAAACGAGATCATCATCCAAACCTCTTTCCCTGATTTTGGCGCCATGCAGAAAGCCCTGGAAGAGCGCGGCCTGCCCGTGAAAAGCTCTGAGCTGCAGCGTTACCCCACGGTATTGAAGGAACTTTCCCCTGAGCAGCAGGAAGACATGAATAAGTTACTGGACCGTCTGGAAGAAGACGAAGACGTACAGGCCGTTTACCACAACATGAAAGAAGACGCCGGAGACGACGAATAG
- a CDS encoding 3-hydroxyanthranilate 3,4-dioxygenase: MALQPAFNFKKWIDEHRHLLKPPVGNQQVYKDNKDFIVMVVGGPNSRKDYHINNGEEFFFQLEGNIILKVIDNGEFKDIPINEGDIFLLPPNVPHSPRRGPNTVGLVMERYRDKKELDGFQWYCENCNTKLYEEFIPVSDIVGQLPVVMDAFWASEEKRTCKNCGEVMQKPAPVQ, encoded by the coding sequence ATGGCCTTGCAACCTGCCTTCAATTTCAAGAAATGGATAGACGAACACCGTCACCTGCTCAAGCCGCCGGTGGGTAACCAGCAGGTCTATAAAGACAATAAAGACTTTATTGTGATGGTGGTAGGCGGGCCTAACTCGCGCAAAGACTACCATATCAACAATGGCGAGGAGTTCTTCTTCCAGCTGGAGGGTAACATTATCCTCAAGGTCATTGACAACGGCGAGTTCAAAGACATACCCATCAACGAAGGCGATATTTTCCTGCTTCCGCCCAACGTGCCGCACTCCCCGCGCCGCGGCCCCAATACCGTTGGCCTGGTTATGGAGCGTTACCGCGATAAAAAAGAACTGGATGGTTTCCAGTGGTACTGTGAGAACTGCAACACCAAGCTCTACGAGGAGTTTATTCCGGTCTCAGACATTGTAGGACAGCTGCCCGTGGTCATGGACGCCTTCTGGGCCTCAGAGGAAAAACGCACCTGCAAGAACTGCGGGGAGGTGATGCAAAAGCCAGCTCCGGTGCAATAA
- a CDS encoding SDR family oxidoreductase: protein MDLNLKDKYAIVCGSTQGIGKAVALELAQMGATVTLVARNETSLQQTLQELSTQAGQGHNYVVADFTKPQEVQERMAAHLAQTGQAHILVNNTGGPAGGPALDAAVEEFEKAFAAHLICNHVLVQAVAPLMKEAQYGRIINIISTSVKQPIKGLGVSNTIRGAVANWAKTLSFELAPFGITVNNVLPGATLTARHHSLIETKMLKTGLSREEIEKEMKAGIPANRFGEAAEVAAAAAFLASPAAGYINGINLPVDGGRLGNL, encoded by the coding sequence ATGGACTTAAACCTTAAAGATAAATACGCTATTGTCTGCGGAAGCACCCAAGGCATCGGGAAAGCCGTCGCGCTGGAACTGGCCCAAATGGGCGCTACCGTCACATTGGTGGCCCGCAACGAGACCAGCCTGCAGCAAACGTTGCAGGAGCTTTCTACCCAGGCCGGACAAGGGCACAATTACGTGGTGGCAGACTTCACCAAACCCCAGGAAGTGCAGGAACGGATGGCGGCGCACCTGGCCCAAACCGGCCAGGCGCATATCCTGGTCAATAATACCGGTGGCCCGGCCGGCGGCCCGGCTCTGGATGCCGCTGTGGAAGAGTTTGAGAAAGCCTTCGCGGCGCACCTCATCTGTAACCACGTGCTGGTGCAGGCGGTGGCCCCGCTCATGAAAGAGGCGCAGTACGGGCGCATCATCAACATCATCTCCACCTCGGTGAAGCAGCCAATCAAAGGCCTGGGTGTGTCAAACACCATACGTGGCGCCGTGGCTAACTGGGCGAAGACGCTTTCCTTTGAGCTGGCTCCCTTCGGGATTACCGTCAACAACGTGCTGCCCGGCGCCACCCTCACCGCCCGCCATCATTCGCTCATTGAAACCAAAATGCTGAAAACCGGCCTCTCCCGCGAAGAGATTGAGAAGGAAATGAAAGCAGGCATTCCGGCCAACCGCTTCGGGGAAGCCGCTGAAGTAGCCGCGGCGGCGGCGTTTCTGGCCTCACCCGCTGCTGGGTACATTAACGGCATCAACCTACCGGTAGATGGGGGTAGGTTGGGAAATCTGTAG
- a CDS encoding aldehyde dehydrogenase: MLHLQNFINGTFVPMASGNYLPNLNPATAEVFSQLPDSDERDVQAAVEAAEAAFPAWSMLSAEKRGRYLIKLSELIDQNLERLAEAETTDNGKPLKLSRTVDIPRASSNLYFFGTGVQHFASESHFMEGVAVNYTVRRPLGVVACISPWNLPLYLFTWKIAPALAAGNTVVAKPSEITPYTAHLLAELCLEAGLPAGVLNIVHGTGPKVGAPLCEHPLVKAISFTGGTQTGKTIARTAAPLFKKLSLELGGKNATVIFADCDFEKTVATAVQAAFANQGQICLCGSRILVEGPLYEKFKEAFLAKVKTLTVGDPIQEGTNLGALVSEAHLQKVQQYISLAKEEGGTLLAGGERVHLEGRCSKGYFLQPTVFENLPHTCRTNTEEIFGPVVTLQPFETEEEALHSANFTPYGLAASVWTQDLTRAHRVAHALQAGIVWVNTWLLRDLRTPFGGMKQSGVGREGGWEALRFFTEAQNVCIKL, encoded by the coding sequence ATGCTGCATCTACAGAACTTCATCAACGGCACCTTTGTCCCTATGGCTTCTGGCAACTACTTGCCTAACCTGAACCCAGCCACGGCCGAGGTATTTTCACAGCTTCCGGATTCTGATGAGCGGGATGTGCAGGCAGCGGTAGAGGCGGCGGAAGCGGCGTTCCCGGCCTGGTCTATGTTATCAGCCGAAAAGCGGGGGCGGTATCTGATCAAGCTCTCAGAGCTGATTGACCAAAACCTGGAGCGGCTGGCTGAGGCGGAGACGACGGATAATGGCAAACCCCTGAAGCTTTCCAGAACGGTAGATATTCCCAGGGCCAGCAGCAACCTGTACTTCTTCGGGACGGGCGTGCAGCACTTTGCGTCTGAGTCGCATTTCATGGAGGGCGTGGCGGTGAATTACACCGTGCGGCGTCCGCTGGGTGTGGTGGCCTGTATTTCCCCGTGGAACCTCCCGTTGTACCTCTTCACCTGGAAGATTGCCCCGGCCCTGGCCGCCGGAAATACCGTGGTCGCCAAACCCTCAGAGATCACACCTTACACCGCCCATCTGCTGGCCGAACTTTGCTTGGAGGCCGGTCTCCCGGCGGGTGTCCTCAACATCGTGCACGGCACTGGTCCCAAAGTGGGCGCGCCTTTATGCGAGCATCCACTGGTGAAAGCCATCTCCTTTACCGGAGGCACCCAGACCGGCAAAACTATCGCCCGGACGGCGGCCCCGCTTTTTAAGAAACTGTCATTGGAACTGGGCGGCAAGAACGCCACCGTCATCTTCGCGGACTGTGACTTTGAGAAAACCGTGGCCACCGCCGTGCAGGCCGCCTTTGCCAACCAGGGCCAAATCTGCCTTTGCGGCTCTCGTATTCTAGTAGAAGGTCCGCTGTATGAGAAATTCAAAGAAGCTTTTCTGGCCAAAGTAAAGACCCTTACCGTAGGCGACCCCATACAGGAAGGCACGAACCTAGGCGCTTTAGTATCCGAAGCGCATCTACAGAAAGTGCAGCAGTACATTTCTCTGGCCAAGGAAGAAGGCGGCACCTTGCTGGCGGGCGGCGAACGGGTACACCTGGAAGGCCGCTGCTCCAAGGGCTATTTCCTGCAACCCACCGTCTTTGAGAACCTCCCCCACACCTGCCGCACCAACACTGAGGAAATCTTCGGGCCAGTGGTAACCCTGCAGCCCTTTGAAACCGAGGAGGAAGCTCTGCATTCTGCCAACTTCACTCCCTACGGCCTGGCCGCCTCCGTCTGGACCCAGGACCTCACCCGGGCCCACCGTGTAGCCCATGCCCTGCAAGCGGGTATTGTTTGGGTGAACACCTGGCTCCTGCGGGACCTGCGCACTCCATTTGGCGGCATGAAACAAAGCGGCGTGGGCCGCGAAGGCGGTTGGGAAGCCTTACGGTTTTTCACCGAGGCTCAAAACGTGTGTATTAAGCTTTAA
- a CDS encoding S9 family peptidase, which produces MKHRMNRWILAASCLLLAVSAQAQQKRSFDLDDIFRKNTFQAKSVYGVNWMRNGQFYSSQVQDQANKAVDIVQVDVTTGQPVSTILEGENLKIDGKVLDYDNYSFSEDETKILFETEHEPIYRRSSKGHFYVYDRASKKLQKLSQGGKQSYATFSPDNKFVAFVRDNNLFYVDLATMQERQITTDGKWNFIINGGTDWVYEEEFGFAQAFFWSPEGNQIAFYTFDETQVPEYNMQMWGPLYPKDYKFKYPKAGEKNAIVSISVFDLTSGKATKMDIGQEQEQYIPRINWTRTPNLLSIRRMNRLQNTLEILHTDTRTGQSKVVLTEKDKAYIDITDDLTYLANGKQFVHNSEKDGFNHLYLYDMKGKLVRQITKGKWEVTNFYGVDEKNDLVYFSSTEVSPMERHLYSIGLNGKNKKSLTPAKGTHTINLSRDFKYYLDYFSTITTPQVVSLHTSAGKQIKVLESNEALKSTVANYNLPKAEFFQFKTTDNVTLNGYTLKPVDFDPNKKYPVLMFLYGGPGSQEVVDSWRGRNYLWHSYLTQQGYIIAVVDNRGTGGRGADFKKVTYGDLGHYETIDQIEGAKHLGSLPYVDKSRIGIWGWSFGGYMSSLAITKGADYFKAAIAVAPVINWRFYDTIYTERFLKTPQENAKGYDENSPVTHAGKLRGKYLLIHGTGDDNVHFQNSVEMVNALVKANIPFESAYYPNRNHGISGGNTTIHLFTKMTEFVLRNL; this is translated from the coding sequence ATGAAACATAGAATGAACCGCTGGATTTTGGCGGCTAGCTGTCTTTTGTTGGCGGTAAGCGCCCAGGCCCAGCAAAAGCGATCTTTTGACTTAGACGATATTTTCCGGAAGAACACGTTCCAGGCCAAGTCGGTGTACGGGGTGAACTGGATGCGGAACGGCCAATTCTACTCCTCGCAGGTGCAAGACCAGGCCAACAAGGCCGTGGACATTGTGCAGGTAGACGTGACCACGGGTCAGCCGGTAAGCACTATTCTGGAAGGCGAGAACCTGAAGATAGACGGAAAGGTGCTGGACTATGACAACTATAGCTTCAGCGAAGACGAGACCAAGATCCTGTTTGAGACCGAGCATGAGCCTATTTACCGCCGCAGCAGCAAGGGCCATTTCTATGTATATGACCGCGCCTCTAAAAAACTGCAGAAACTAAGCCAGGGCGGAAAGCAGAGTTACGCCACGTTTTCCCCGGACAACAAGTTTGTGGCCTTCGTGCGCGACAACAACCTGTTCTACGTAGACCTGGCCACCATGCAGGAGCGCCAGATCACCACAGACGGCAAGTGGAACTTCATCATCAACGGCGGCACTGACTGGGTATATGAAGAGGAATTTGGCTTCGCGCAGGCTTTTTTCTGGTCTCCGGAGGGAAACCAGATTGCTTTCTACACCTTTGACGAAACCCAAGTACCCGAGTACAACATGCAAATGTGGGGCCCGCTCTACCCCAAAGACTACAAGTTCAAATACCCAAAGGCTGGCGAGAAAAACGCCATTGTCTCTATCTCCGTGTTTGACCTGACCTCGGGCAAAGCCACCAAAATGGACATTGGCCAGGAGCAGGAGCAGTATATCCCGCGCATCAACTGGACCAGAACCCCTAACCTGCTATCTATCCGGCGCATGAACCGCCTGCAGAACACCCTGGAGATTCTGCACACCGACACCCGCACCGGTCAAAGCAAGGTAGTCCTCACCGAGAAAGACAAAGCCTACATTGACATCACCGATGACCTCACTTACCTGGCCAATGGCAAGCAGTTTGTGCACAACTCAGAGAAGGATGGCTTTAACCACCTGTACCTCTATGACATGAAAGGCAAACTGGTGCGCCAGATCACCAAGGGCAAGTGGGAAGTAACCAATTTCTATGGTGTAGACGAGAAAAACGACCTGGTGTATTTTTCGTCTACGGAGGTTTCACCTATGGAGCGTCACCTCTACAGCATTGGCCTGAACGGCAAGAACAAGAAAAGCCTCACCCCGGCCAAAGGCACGCACACCATCAACCTGAGCCGCGATTTCAAATACTACCTGGACTACTTCTCCACCATCACCACGCCGCAAGTTGTGAGTCTGCACACCTCGGCGGGAAAGCAGATTAAGGTATTGGAGAGCAACGAGGCACTGAAAAGCACCGTAGCCAACTACAACCTGCCCAAAGCCGAGTTCTTCCAGTTCAAGACCACCGATAACGTGACCCTGAACGGCTACACTCTAAAGCCGGTGGATTTTGACCCGAACAAGAAATACCCGGTGCTCATGTTCCTGTACGGCGGCCCCGGCAGCCAGGAAGTGGTAGACAGTTGGAGAGGCCGCAATTACCTGTGGCATAGCTATCTTACCCAGCAAGGCTACATCATTGCCGTGGTAGACAACCGGGGTACCGGTGGCCGCGGCGCGGATTTCAAAAAAGTAACTTACGGCGACTTAGGCCATTATGAGACCATTGACCAGATAGAGGGCGCCAAGCATTTAGGCAGCCTACCCTACGTAGATAAGAGCCGCATAGGTATCTGGGGCTGGAGCTTCGGGGGCTACATGAGCTCGCTGGCCATTACCAAAGGCGCGGACTATTTCAAGGCCGCCATTGCCGTGGCCCCGGTAATCAACTGGCGCTTCTATGACACCATCTATACCGAGCGTTTCCTGAAAACACCCCAGGAAAATGCCAAAGGTTATGATGAAAACTCACCGGTAACCCATGCGGGCAAACTGCGCGGCAAGTACCTGCTCATCCACGGCACCGGCGATGACAACGTGCATTTCCAGAACTCCGTGGAGATGGTGAACGCCCTAGTGAAAGCCAACATCCCGTTTGAGAGTGCCTACTACCCTAACCGGAACCACGGCATCAGCGGCGGCAACACTACCATTCACCTATTCACCAAAATGACCGAGTTTGTGCTGCGTAACCTATAG
- a CDS encoding L-threonylcarbamoyladenylate synthase, with translation MADIGTDIQRAAAYLTQGDLVAIPTETVYGLAANAYDEAAVVKIFEAKNRPAFDPLIVHTHSIAQIATIAREVPDVAYKLAEKFMPGPLTLILPKAERVPLLVTSGHDSVGVRIPRHPLTLELLRQLPFPLAAPSANPFGYVSPTTAQHVQDQLGDRIPYILDGGACPVGIESTIIRVTGEEIEVLRLGGLALEELAEVVQISKAKIKTSSSNPDAPGMLSSHYNPGKKVFLGEVGEHLKSIGDTSRVGIISLKEKFAGIPVQHQIQLSASGDLQEAARNLFSALRQLDTPTVDTILAERMPDQGLGRAINDRLQRASFQEE, from the coding sequence ATGGCAGACATTGGCACAGACATACAGCGGGCCGCCGCTTACTTAACCCAAGGCGATTTGGTAGCCATCCCCACCGAGACGGTGTACGGACTGGCGGCCAATGCCTATGACGAGGCCGCCGTGGTGAAAATCTTTGAAGCCAAGAACCGCCCGGCCTTTGACCCACTGATTGTCCATACCCATTCCATTGCGCAGATAGCCACCATTGCCCGAGAGGTGCCAGACGTGGCCTATAAACTGGCCGAGAAGTTCATGCCCGGTCCGCTTACGCTTATTCTGCCCAAAGCCGAACGCGTGCCGCTGCTGGTGACTTCGGGTCATGACTCTGTAGGGGTGCGTATTCCCAGGCACCCGCTCACGCTGGAGTTACTTCGGCAGCTGCCATTCCCACTGGCGGCGCCCAGCGCAAATCCGTTCGGGTACGTGAGCCCCACCACGGCCCAGCACGTGCAGGACCAGCTGGGCGACCGCATCCCGTATATTTTAGACGGCGGCGCCTGCCCCGTCGGCATTGAATCCACTATCATCCGGGTTACCGGCGAAGAGATTGAAGTGCTGCGCCTAGGCGGGCTGGCCCTGGAAGAATTAGCCGAAGTGGTGCAAATCTCCAAAGCCAAAATCAAGACTTCGTCGTCTAACCCAGACGCGCCGGGCATGCTCAGCAGCCATTACAACCCGGGCAAAAAGGTGTTTTTAGGTGAGGTGGGAGAGCATTTAAAGAGTATAGGAGACACCTCCAGGGTAGGCATTATTTCTTTAAAAGAGAAATTCGCTGGTATCCCAGTCCAGCACCAGATTCAGCTTTCTGCCTCCGGCGATTTACAGGAAGCGGCGCGTAATCTGTTCTCAGCTTTGCGCCAATTAGATACCCCCACGGTTGACACCATTCTAGCCGAACGCATGCCCGACCAGGGCCTAGGCCGCGCCATCAATGACCGTCTGCAACGCGCAAGCTTTCAGGAAGAGTAA
- a CDS encoding cysteine desulfurase family protein, with product MRVYLDNAATTPLDKEVFEVMAPFMLEHYGNPSSIHAHGRQVRAAIEMARKTVANLVNASPSEIFFTSGGTEADNLAIICTIKSLGIKHAITSPLEHHAVLHSLESLEKNGEVELTMLKVDKQGVLDLAHLEQLLASQPRTFVSIMHANNEIGNLNDIEAIAQLCKQYDAVFHSDTVQTMGHYKHDVQALGVNFLVGSAHKFHGPKGVGFIYVDSSIKIHPLIQGGSQERNMRGGTENVYGIVGLAKAMEIACRDMEEHQQHIQALKDRMVQKLREQIEDVQFNGLSQEGDKSLYTVLNVSLPASEMNEMLLFNLDINKISASGGSACTSGVDLGSHVLRAIGADMERGNVRFSFSKYNTIEEIDYTVATLAKLYQKETV from the coding sequence ATGCGTGTATATTTAGACAATGCGGCTACCACCCCGCTAGACAAAGAAGTTTTTGAGGTAATGGCTCCCTTTATGCTGGAGCACTACGGCAACCCCTCTTCTATACACGCACACGGCAGGCAGGTACGCGCCGCCATTGAAATGGCCCGCAAGACCGTGGCCAATCTGGTGAACGCTTCTCCCTCTGAGATTTTCTTTACCTCTGGCGGTACCGAGGCCGATAACCTGGCCATTATCTGTACCATCAAGAGCCTGGGCATCAAGCACGCCATCACCTCTCCGCTTGAGCACCATGCCGTGTTGCACTCGCTGGAGTCCCTGGAGAAGAACGGCGAGGTGGAACTTACCATGCTCAAGGTAGACAAACAGGGTGTGCTGGATCTGGCGCATCTGGAGCAATTGCTGGCCTCGCAGCCCCGCACGTTTGTCTCCATCATGCACGCCAACAATGAGATTGGCAACCTGAATGACATTGAGGCCATTGCCCAACTCTGCAAGCAGTATGATGCCGTGTTCCACTCAGACACCGTGCAGACCATGGGCCACTACAAGCATGACGTGCAGGCCCTGGGTGTGAACTTCCTGGTAGGCTCGGCGCATAAATTCCATGGTCCCAAAGGCGTTGGATTCATCTATGTAGATTCGTCCATTAAAATTCACCCCTTGATTCAGGGCGGTTCGCAGGAGCGCAACATGCGCGGCGGCACCGAGAACGTGTACGGTATTGTAGGCCTGGCCAAAGCCATGGAGATTGCCTGCCGTGACATGGAAGAGCACCAGCAACACATCCAAGCCTTAAAAGACCGCATGGTACAGAAGCTGCGCGAGCAGATAGAGGATGTGCAATTTAACGGCCTGTCGCAGGAAGGGGACAAGAGCCTGTACACCGTTCTGAACGTGAGCCTGCCCGCCTCTGAGATGAATGAAATGCTTCTCTTTAACCTGGACATCAACAAGATCTCGGCCTCCGGCGGAAGCGCCTGCACCAGCGGCGTGGACCTGGGCTCCCATGTGTTGCGCGCCATTGGCGCGGATATGGAAAGAGGCAATGTTCGGTTTTCTTTCAGTAAGTACAATACCATTGAGGAGATTGACTACACCGTGGCTACCCTAGCCAAGCTTTACCAGAAAGAGACGGTATAG
- the glmM gene encoding phosphoglucosamine mutase, giving the protein MALIKSISGIRGTIGGQVGEALTPLDVVKFAAAFGTWVLQTTQNNTLIIGRDARLSGDMVNRLVVATLQGLGINVIDLGLSTTPTVEMAVPALKAGGGIILTASHNPKQWNALKLLNQHGEFINDLEGKLVLELAEKESFQFAEVTKLGTYTQNDKFLKTHIKAILDLPLVDVKAIKSRNFKVVVDAVNSSGGFAVPMLLEALGVAQVEKVNCEPTGHFAHNPEPLPENLGEIARVMEKGKFDLGIVVDPDVDRLALVNEDGSMFGEEYTLVAVSDYVLQNQVGNTVSNLSSTRALRDVTEKAGGQYFAAAVGEVNVVNMMKAQNAIIGGEGNGGIIYPELHYGRDALVGIALFLTHLAKTGLTMTQMRATYPNYYISKNKIELTKDIDVDAVLGKVQKHYVKQPINTIDGVKIEFDKEWVHLRKSNTEPIIRIYAESDSLSTADHLANKIIGDIKEIISDKSA; this is encoded by the coding sequence GTGGCACTTATAAAATCAATTTCAGGAATTAGAGGTACAATTGGGGGGCAGGTAGGAGAAGCGCTTACGCCATTAGACGTTGTGAAATTTGCGGCTGCTTTTGGCACCTGGGTTTTACAGACCACCCAAAACAATACCCTTATCATAGGCCGTGACGCCCGCTTGTCTGGTGACATGGTCAACCGCTTAGTGGTGGCTACCCTGCAGGGGCTGGGCATAAACGTGATTGACTTAGGTCTTTCCACCACTCCCACCGTTGAAATGGCGGTACCGGCGTTAAAGGCAGGCGGCGGCATTATCCTCACGGCCAGCCATAACCCCAAGCAATGGAACGCACTGAAACTCCTGAACCAACACGGTGAATTCATCAATGACCTTGAAGGGAAACTGGTGCTGGAGCTAGCCGAGAAAGAGTCTTTCCAGTTTGCCGAGGTAACCAAACTGGGCACCTATACCCAGAACGACAAATTCCTGAAGACCCACATTAAGGCTATTCTGGATCTGCCCCTGGTAGACGTGAAAGCCATTAAGAGCCGCAACTTCAAAGTGGTGGTAGACGCCGTGAATTCCAGCGGAGGTTTTGCCGTGCCTATGTTGTTAGAGGCCTTGGGCGTGGCGCAAGTTGAAAAAGTAAACTGCGAGCCAACCGGCCACTTCGCCCATAACCCAGAGCCGCTGCCAGAAAACCTGGGCGAGATTGCCCGGGTCATGGAAAAAGGCAAGTTTGACCTGGGCATTGTAGTTGACCCAGACGTAGACCGCCTGGCGTTGGTAAACGAAGACGGCAGCATGTTTGGCGAGGAATACACCCTGGTGGCCGTGTCTGATTACGTGCTCCAGAACCAGGTGGGCAACACCGTGTCTAATCTGTCTTCTACCCGCGCCCTGCGCGATGTCACCGAGAAAGCCGGTGGCCAGTACTTTGCCGCTGCCGTGGGCGAGGTGAACGTAGTAAACATGATGAAAGCCCAGAACGCCATTATTGGCGGCGAGGGTAACGGGGGTATCATTTACCCAGAACTGCACTACGGCCGTGATGCCTTAGTGGGTATTGCGCTGTTTTTGACGCATTTAGCCAAAACCGGCTTGACCATGACCCAGATGCGGGCCACGTATCCCAACTACTATATCTCTAAGAACAAGATAGAGCTCACCAAAGACATTGATGTTGACGCGGTGTTGGGCAAGGTGCAGAAGCACTACGTCAAACAACCTATCAATACCATTGACGGGGTTAAGATTGAGTTCGATAAAGAGTGGGTGCACCTGCGTAAGTCTAACACAGAGCCCATCATCAGAATCTACGCCGAGTCTGACAGCCTTTCCACAGCAGATCATCTGGCCAACAAGATCATTGGCGACATCAAGGAAATCATCTCTGACAAGTCTGCCTAA
- the mazG gene encoding nucleoside triphosphate pyrophosphohydrolase: MENPIAPVYSRKAQLEAFNRLLDILDELREKCPWDRKQTLDSLRHLTIEETFELSEAILTQDMAEIKKEVGDVMLHLVFYAKIAAEQQQFDLADVLNAQCDKLIFRHPHIYGDTKADTEEEVKQNWERLKLKEGNKSVLSGVPSSLPSMVKAMRIQEKARGVGFDWDEPAQVWEKVEEEIAEFKAEFDKPQLTPEDKAKATDELGDVFFSLINFARFLDLNPEEALERTNLKFIKRFQYLEKAAAAQGKKLSEMTLAEMDVYWNEAKTDKRS; encoded by the coding sequence ATGGAAAACCCTATTGCCCCCGTTTACTCCAGAAAAGCCCAACTAGAGGCCTTTAACCGCCTCCTGGACATCCTGGATGAACTGCGCGAGAAATGCCCCTGGGACCGGAAGCAAACCTTAGACAGCCTGCGCCACCTCACCATTGAGGAAACGTTTGAACTCTCTGAGGCTATTCTTACCCAGGACATGGCCGAGATAAAGAAAGAAGTGGGAGATGTGATGCTGCATTTGGTGTTTTACGCCAAAATAGCCGCAGAGCAACAGCAATTTGATTTAGCCGATGTTCTCAATGCCCAGTGTGACAAACTGATCTTCCGGCATCCGCACATCTACGGAGACACCAAGGCAGACACCGAAGAGGAAGTGAAACAGAACTGGGAGCGCCTAAAATTGAAAGAAGGCAACAAATCTGTGCTTTCCGGCGTTCCTTCCTCACTCCCAAGTATGGTAAAGGCCATGCGTATTCAAGAGAAGGCCCGCGGTGTAGGATTTGATTGGGATGAACCGGCGCAGGTATGGGAGAAGGTAGAAGAGGAGATAGCTGAGTTCAAGGCTGAATTTGACAAGCCCCAGCTTACTCCCGAAGACAAGGCCAAAGCCACCGATGAACTAGGCGACGTCTTTTTCTCCCTTATCAACTTTGCCCGGTTTCTGGACCTTAACCCAGAAGAAGCGCTGGAGCGGACCAACCTGAAATTCATCAAGCGGTTTCAGTACCTGGAGAAGGCCGCGGCTGCCCAGGGGAAGAAACTAAGCGAGATGACCCTGGCAGAGATGGATGTTTACTGGAACGAAGCAAAGACAGATAAAAGGAGCTAA